One segment of Ficedula albicollis isolate OC2 chromosome 2, FicAlb1.5, whole genome shotgun sequence DNA contains the following:
- the INVS gene encoding inversin isoform X3, translated as MWAAGKGSDDVIRTMLTLKLDIDINMTDKYAGTALHAAALSGHVSTVKLLLEHKAQVDALDVMKHTPLFRACEMGHKEVIQTLIKGGARVDLVDQDGHSPLHWAALGGNADVCQILIENKINPNVQDYAGRTPLQCAAYGGYINCMVVLLENNADPNIQDKEGRTALHWLCNNGYLDAIKLLLGFDAFPNHMENSEERYTPLDYALLGEHHEVIQFMLEHGALSIAAIQDIAAFKIQAVYKGYKVRKAFQERKNLLMKHEQLRKDAAAKKREEESKRKEAKLQKGMQNVEQNKFRVQQNPANWEKATSVSQIPNKAADTQSKRLLSLNASQIQPGRNSRDSPKAGHDKGTPKESCLSAEPQSEGHKIRRDSLRKHIKSKSSCVHFHCGKANEGTKVDVKHEVAAAAEVDGEKLKEHAGDTTGACARRSRKLSASTCRTACAGEKLRDPSQPPSGKRDHGEGRAVFFCDVGCAAGTVRNSKLGEAASKGKRHQQKPRNKEVNDKRCSPAGSSRPGSAKTVFVSTRNDSLHAVEQAVKVGNNEIAKKASSLLSAEAEPTRTVPRNPIACSASDDSLNLEKTGVVGSRNADDQLCSVPWQSTNIELIPLEIRMQIIEKERKRKELFRKKNYAATVIQRTWRSYQLRQELFQLLSAKRQCKEDEDKWRQEAAAFFIQVAWKKQLNHSPLKSVPSCKNLKSVNKTSSAIKTSKHSILKQIYGRSQEGKVCQSTRPPPKLKLSDVQLVSVSNLQCVNLLENMEKSRQFSYNMRPITAAKQKNTRLKH; from the exons ATGTGGGCAGCTGGCAAAGGCAGTGATGATGTCATTAGGACTATGCTGACTTTAAAATTGGATATTGATATCAATATGACAGACAAATACGCTGGCACAG CATTACACGCTGCTGCCCTTTCTGGCCACGTCAGCACAGTGaaactgctgctggagcacaaaGCACAGGTGGATGCTCTGGATGTGATGAAACACACCCCGCTTTTCCGAGCCTGTGAGATGGGTCACAAGGAAGTGATTCAAACACTCATTAAAG GAGGAGCAAGAGTAGATTTGGTTGACCAAGATGGCCATTCACCCCTTCAttgggcagccctgggaggaaATGCTGATGTGTGCCAAATCCtgatagaaaacaaaatcaacccTAATGTGCAGGATTATGCAGGAAGAACACCTCTGCAGTGTGCTGCTTATGGAGGTTACATTAACTGCATGGTAGTGTTGCTGGAAAACAATGCAGATCCAAATATTCAGGATAAAGAG GGCAGAACGGCCCTACACTGGCTCTGTAACAATGGCTACCTTGATGCTATAAAGTTACTGCTTGGCTTTGATGCTTTCCCCAATCACATGGAGAACAGCGAGGAGAG atatacTCCACTCGATTATGCCTTGCTTGGTGAACACCATGAAGTGATTCAGTTCATGTTAGAACACGGGGCTCTGTCTATAGCTGCCATTCAGGATATTGCTGCTTTCAAAATTCAGGCTGTCTACAAAGGATACAAAGTTAGAAAGGCTTTTCAAGAGAGGAAGAATCTTTTAATGAAACATGAACAGCTGAGAAAAGATGCTGCTGCCAA GAAACGTGAAGAGGAAAGTAAGAGGAAAGAAGCCAAGCTGCAGAAAGGGATGCAGAACGTGGAACAAAACAAATTTCGGGTACAACAGAATCCTGCAAATTGGGAAAAGGCCACCAGTGTCTCCCAGATACCAAACAAAGCAGCTGATACACAGAGCAAGAGGCTTCTGTCCCTCAATGCTTCACAGATCCAGCCAGGGAGAAACAGCAGAGATTCACCTAAAGCTGGTCATGATAAAGGGACCCCAAAGGAGAGCTGCCTGTCAGCAGAGCCTCAGAGCGAAGGCCATAAGATCAGGCGAG ATTCATTGAGGAAACACATCAAAAGCAAGTCAAGTTGTGTCCATTTCCATTGTGGCAAAGCAAACGAGGGAACAAAAGTTGATGTGAAACATGAGgttgcagctgctgcagaagtggACGGAGAAAAGCTCAAGGAGCACGCTGGCGACACAACGGGTGCCTGTGCTCGGAGGAGCAGGAAGCTTTCTGCTTCTACCTGTAGgactgcctgtgctggggagaaGCTGAGGGATCCAAGTCAGCCCCCCTCTGGCAAGAGGGACCACGGGGAAGGAAGGGCTGTGTTCTTCTGTGATGTcggctgtgctgctggaacgGTGCGGAACTCAAAGCTGGGTGAAGCTGCTTCCAAAGGCAAAAGGCACCAGCAGAAACCCAGAAATAAAGAGGTAAATGATAAGAGATGTTCACCAGCTGGTTCTAGTAGACCAGGAAGTGCCAAAACAGTATTTGTAAGCACCAGAAATGACAGCCTGCATGCTGTAGAACAAGCTGTCAAAGTGGGAAACAATGAAATAGCAAAAAAGGCCTCTTCATTATTGTCTGCTGAGGCAGAACCTACCAGGACTGTGCCAAGAAACCCAATAGCATGTTCTGCTTCTGACGACAGTTTGAACTTGGAAAAAACAGGCGTAGTTGGATCCAGGAATGCAGATGATCAATTATGTTCTGTTCCATGGCAAAGTACAAATATTGAACTAATCCCTTTAGAGATTCGAATGCAGAtcatagaaaaagaaagaaaaagaaaagagcttttTCGGAAGAAGAACTACGCTGCCACAGTCATACAGAGGACGTGGAGAAG TTACCAGCTAAGACAGGAGTTGTTTCAGCTCCTTAGTGCTAAGCGGCAGTGCAAGGAAGATGAAGACAAATGGAGACAAGAGGCAGCTGCCTTCTTCATTCAGGTTGCTTGGAAGAAGCAGCTGAACCATAGCCCTCTGAAATCGGTTCCTTCGTGTAAAAATCTGAAATCCGtaaacaaaaccagctcagcCATAAAAACCAGCAAGCACTCCATCCTAAAGCAGATATAtg GACGTTCTCAGGAAGGCAAAGTGTGTCAGTCAACAAGACCTCCTCCTAAGCTGAAACTTTCTGATGTGCAGCTGGTCTCAG TGAGCAACCTACAGTGTGTTAATTTGCTGGAGAACATGGAAAAATCAAGGCAATTTTCATACAACATGAGACCAATcactgctgcaaaacaaaaaaatacaagacTCAAGCATTAG